Genomic segment of Salvia hispanica cultivar TCC Black 2014 chromosome 2, UniMelb_Shisp_WGS_1.0, whole genome shotgun sequence:
TTAGCCAGTTCATGAACAAAGGATGAGCCTTACACAAGATTGTGATGCTGAAGAACTTATCATCCAAATTCCTTATTTTTTCACTACAATTTTTTGCTTATCAAACACTACATATATTGCTCAccaatattttggatatatttGTCTCTTTCTCCACCATTTTCTTCTTGTGCTTTGGTTTTTATGTTAAGTTCTGTCACACCAATAGTCAATTTGCATGATCCAAATATTAATActtatattaatattcataaatatatttttttaaggggagcttatattttaaatgcaaaatattcaattatgacATTTTATCTGTGTCATATGATAGTAAAACTATTTTAACTCCCTCGATTTTATTCATCAAAGTCTACCCGAGTTGGGCCGAAAGAGACCTCCCTATATATACTCATTTAGCCCAAACCCGAATTTGGAGTGGGCCCATTAAGAATCGTGTGCCACGCAGCTGCTTGAGCGGCAATATGTGTCCCGATATAAATATTGGTTGCAGATGTGAAAGCAGAAGCCTCTGAGCTCATATTAGGGATTTTCCGATTTAATTGAACAATAAAAGAGGGAGGGAAAGAAATGGCGATGGTGCTGATGGGATTGAGCGTGCAATTCGTGTTGGATTTCGTGGTAGCGGGTATTTCCCTGATGATCGGGATGGGATTATTCGCTTTCATCGCTTCAATTCTATGCTCCGCCGCTTTCTTTCAAAACGCCAAGGAGATTAATTGAGATGGGATGTGAGTATTCCAATTTCTGTTTTTCCCCCCTGATTGAACGCGTCTAAGTTTGTATGGAAATTTCATGGAGTTAATTTTTGTAATCGAAAAGCCCAGCTTGAATCAATTGGGTAAGAAATTGTTAACTCTGTCACTGAAATCTACTTGTACAATTTATTGAAATCATCGTTTTTAATCTAGTCCATAGGAATTGGTAGAACATGGAATTCAATCATACTAAACGAATTAGAGCAATAGGCATAACATTGAAATGCAGAAAACACCATGTTTCCAATTTCATTTTGCTTCTATTGATGTCATTCTCCCATTCCCTTAAACAAAAAGATTGTATTGTCATGTGTTCTCCTTCCCCACATTTCCTTCAAAATTGTCATTTACTTggatttattgattgattttgagCTTGCAAACATTGTTTTATTTGGCAGGGCTGAAAAGAGATGAGCTTGCTGCAATTGAATAAGGCTGTAGGTTCTCATCTCATCATCCGGTTTAGTTTTCAGTGAGTGCGAATGGAAGAGTTTTGTATGTAAATTATCACTTGTATAAAACTGGATATCGGCTTTATGTTAGTACTACAAAATCCACTTTACATCAATACTGTGTTTCATTTCATCAATATCTGTTACAAATATTGATGTAGTGTAGAGATCCAATTATCTGAGATGGTGACAACATTTTCTGTGGAAATTCTAATTACtcacaaaaataaactatttttctCACTAGAGTAGACCACTGAACCACCCGGATTGTGGCTTGTTGACCTGCCAGAGTGGGTTGTGAATGTGGAGGAgcatttcttgttttctttttttttttctttttttctgtttttcttctGTTTTAAGGAGTAATTTTTTGTGTGCGAAGTTCATGATATGGATATATATTGGATAATGTTGAAAAATTGGAGTTTGAACTTATGGTTGTCATGTTGCCATGTCCTTTGTTGTGCAGTGCCTATTTCGATTTTTCATCTGTTAGTCCTTTTTATGGAAATGcgaattgttttgttttttttttccattcaaaTCCTTAGCATTGCTTACTGTAGATAATAGGAATTGGTCACGGTTCTACATGTGAACCTTTGTAGTACTAACAATTAAGTGATTATGTTATTACAATATgtcaaaaattacaaaatcagTTAATGTAGGTAAATGAATCTCCTGTCCGATTCCacgaatttttaaaacaattatttttggtgggaatttcacattttttttcatcatcttcatttcCAAATTGACAAGCTTAATTATGCGATGGCAATCATAGCAAAGAACAAATGGAATCAGCAGCTATTtcacaattgaaaaaaataaaaaatcagacAGCTTGCTTGCTGCTGTCTAATTCAAATTCTAGCTGTTTACTTGAATGAACACACAGCAAAATGTATTATTGCTAACTTCTGCAATCCTTATATACTCATTCACCGATTCTTACTTCTTTCTCGATCTCGTAGCGCAATCCGCCTTGCCCTTTGTTGCCTTAATCTTCTCAGCATGCTGCTTCATATCGCCTTGTTTTTGCTCTTTCTTACCGCCATCTTTCCTCTCGCTGGAGCTCTTTCCATATCCGTAGCCAAGGTGTTTGTTATATTGCCCAAACTGATCACTGGGAGCAGAGGAAGCATCAGAAGCCATTGAATCATCACTCTCTGCATCTTTCTCCTTGTGCTCTTCTCGATCATCATCGTCGTCGTGGTGTGGGGAGCCTATATATGCCGTCCACCCCGACTCGTTGCTGCTGCTGCCTTGAGGGAATTTGGAAGGATTCATTGTTGGTGGAGAGAGGTGAGGGGATATAATTTTGTGATGCTTTTGTCCTATTTATGGAAGAATTTCTTGACTGGAATACTCTCCATCACTTTGAATGTTTCATGCATgagaaaaatcaaagtacTGATTAGCTGTCTGTGCAGATTGAATTACACCAATATGTGgcctttttatttataaagatTAAAGATGGGACCTTTTTGCAGGTTAAGTTTTTTTTCACTTGATTAACAGAGATTTTAGACCCGTTTACGACAATGTCGGCCCTCAAAATCTTGATGCTCTTTTTGTGTATTCACAAGCATAAAGCTGTCTGTGGATGATGACAAAAGTCGGGCCGAGCCCCACCCTGCCCACGAGCATGGTAAAATATGCGAAACGAGACTCTGTTGTGGTTGTGGTTTTGAACCCTTTTATAAGTTGTGAAGAGAGGGAGGGAGTCAAGGGACCCTTCAATTTCAGGTACACttttatacaattattttacCTCTGAAAAGGGCTTTGAAACCTCTGTCATGTCATCAACTAAGAGAGCAGCCTTTCATGTGGAGTATGCAGTAAATCCAACTGTGTTTTTGGATTCTTCTAGTATTGGGTTGAAATGGCATTAGGAAATCACATTgctgttatttttttaacacaaTGATCATGGAATTTTACTAGCATTTGGGACAATgttgttgaatcatttttagtaGCTTTCACCTTAGCTATCATCACATTCTTGGAAGTTATAGCATGTTTGCTGAAAAGGGGCCTACCTCTtgacagaaaaataaaaaaaaaaaattaaaaaaaaggaaaagggtAATAGTATTATCATCACAGTTTGTCTTGGATGTTATAGCATGTTTGCAGAATAGGGTTGATGTAGGAAACGGACGGATGTCGATCTGATTTGGAGCCTCGGCTTGGCCATATTCCGGCGTGGTTCCCTACCATAGTGTCAATGGCTTGGCCTATTATCTGTTTGGAGTTGCATTCATTGTCTCAGTGTGTTGAATTAATTGTCTATATGTTTTCTCATTCGGAAATTGACTTCATTTCTTGGAGTTGGGCTCCATGTTGAGACAGTTTCTTGGAGGTTTTCAATCAGTGGGACAAACAGGGCCTTAGCTGGGGTTTGGAAGAAACATTTTGTTGGTTTGCACATATTGGTTTACTGGTTTGAAAATGTGGCAGCTAAGTATAATTTGGATTGGGATGTTGACAGTGTTGGGGCTCTTGTCTGCAAATGTTGTTTCATCAACAATTTCACGTGTATTCACTAACCACTCAGACTagattctttatttttaataatttcttatatattaTCGTACTCGAATATTGTATACTCCCCATATTCTTATCTATGaactattcaaattttaatcaataatttgatCAAGTAAGcatgagaaagagaaaaaatggataaactgtgaaataagaaatatagcaagaaatttttttcaaaaggaaatgagactaaaatggaaaaattaaattatttttttggaagtAGGTAATACTAAATTCAACATTTtctttggaaaaatgaaaatattatgacCAGATAAATATACATCCCATAATGTTCCATAAACTAGTTTTTCCCATTCTTTACGaagtgaaattttttttaaaattccgACCTGAGTACaactcaacaaaaataaatcatttttataaaaataatgagaaaaTAGTACTTCACCCTTCCACTAATACAtagttatatacttatattgtgtgtcattttaatttcatttgttttaaatatactATGGTAAATAcgttttatataaatttatttcactTATATTTCTTAATGAAACTAATACAATAAGAGTGGAATTTAAATTCCACTGACTTTTTTCATCTATattcatttacatttcttaaaaattgatttataaaaagtaggagtaagatttttattaatagacAGATGAAGTATTTACCTAATGATCAAAGCCGACAAGGCAATCCTATCCGGCCCAATATATAGCTAGGTTGGCCCATGTATTAAATAGGCTAAAATATGTAGGCCCAATCTCATTGTCTTATGAGCTTGTGTAGGGTTAGTATGAATGATTTTAGGTCACGCCAATATGTAGGCCCATTTTCATTGTCGAATGTTTCTTTGCAGTAATAGTAAAGTACTCTCTcctgtttttattaattgaaatattttttttgagtaTGGagattgaataataaataaagcaagagatAATAAATAAAGGTGGGTgttactttttgctaaaaaatagaaataatttaattatgttggaacttccaaaaataaaaaaccgactcaattaacaaggaacggaaggagtagagACTATAGAGCACTTTTACCCTTTGAATCCTTAAACGAAATTATTGgtatgttttaaatttgtactCTTTAAAAAAGAGGGTTTGTGTTTGTAAAATGTATCATCAATATTGATAATACTTGTATGTTGAATCTAGTGCTTTTCTATATAGGTATGTGTTGTTCGAGATTTGGAAGTATAGTTCTATTaccaaataatttctttaccAAAGAAATGAATCATCAATATTGACTTGTATGGTGAAATACAACTTGTTGAAATCTAGTGCTTTTTGTTTAGTGAGGATTGTGTCCAAAGTTTGAATTTACAAAGATTTACATTAAagctttagagcatccacaatagtaGACTAGTCAGCGTCCTTGTCGTCGGCAAGTGACTAAGCGCTCAACTAGTCCACTGCTGCGATAGGCTAACCGAGAGGGCGAAAAAGCCCTAGAGCTAGGGCGTGGACGAGCGTCACTAGCTGATCGCTAGTCCACTATTGCGTAGGCGAGCGATCGGCTagccaaatttttttttctcttcccattttttttttctccaattcATTTCTAGGGCATTGGGAAGACTAAGGCATTGGCTGGCCTTGGGAAGGGTACGATGATGTGGCACGAGAAGTTTTTGACTGGGCTATTGCTAGTCCAAGAACCGGTAttatggatgctcttagttttCGAGAACCtgttactatattttatatagtaactagtatcacacccgtgctatgcacggtccattttattttcttccaattataaaatattttgtttaaattataaacCATTGTGAATTTAacttcataaatttttaaataaatatgatgaaTTACTAATTATAGTAAATGtgaatgatatttaattattgagaATCAAGAAgcggaaaaaataaaaatgaaacattcaaacaacataattaatcacattaattaattaataatgaggatgtagaaaattcaaaatatatttgtgtatGTTGCATATTAAATGACCCATTATCATCAATCCCATAAATTAAGAATGAATGGACACTCATTAATCTTATTAATTGCCAAATTAATCAAACAAATCACCCATTAATCAGACCTAGTTATCtacattttgaaatttttctaaggataaaatttaaaaaagtacAAAATTCCAGACAGTAGATTATCATAGAGCCCTAAACGGCTAAACGCATATAACCAAATAGTAACTTGTTATATTCTCCAAGTAAATTCTCAAATAATACTATACAccataattatttgtaataataaacctgaaattaaattaaagtgtGCATATCAATTTTAGAATGATTagaattataagaaaaataaataaatttttagtacTAAATAACATTCACGCAGACATACAAAAGTGAgtttatcaatataataatttttcattaatagaagatagaaaatataaattatagtcaaatttaattatctatttCACTACAATATTTCACTACAATAGTATACTGAGATCATCAAATACAGtagataattttattgtattaatataaatctttaaaattagattattaccactgtaatatttattataatattttttaacttcCCTCCGTCATCTTTCAAAACATTTTCACTAccacaatttatttatcaattatatgacatttatgtttatttctcAAAAATGGGAGCAAGTTTACGTTGCTCGAACCCCCATCACCAAGATGAATGCACACAACACAAGCAAAACTAAGCAATGAAATCAGCATAGAGACAACACAAACAATAACGAATTTGAAACTGATACACAATAACGAATATGAAATTGATACATTTAATTCtgtgaaaatatgaattgaccattttgcatttaaaattgaaaaatgaatcatTTAAACTCTCtctatattactccattttttttcagaaaaaaggttgtttttagtttaagttttaatatggCCCGCTTAGTAAAATCAAACGAAGGAAGTTAGGGATTCagctaaaatataaatacgtggaaaataatactgtacatgatttttgtaaaatgggaaaatgactCTGGCCGTGagactaaaaaataaagtaaatttacatcatacaaaataaaaaatctaaagaATGtaactgaatttttttttcttaatttctttgtACAATAGTTAGATGTAATTTAATGTACGGGCTTGTTAAATAGTAGATaaaatcttttcatttttctaattagcacacaataaatacaatctttttatttttccaattctattaaaaaattcataatgacaatcttgttattttctccaaaaatcccattttatatatgtataaattagCACATGAAGCAATGAAATACAACTTCACTCGTAATCGTTTTTCTCCGTCAACTAAATCAAAGCTTTAAATTATCATGAAGCAGAtggtaaattattattaatcatccttaaatataaaattagatttcatgaatttaaaataatcagAAACCTTTGAACTTAATTAAagtagataaatatatttgaattaaagcaAAAAACTCGTACTAGTACCCATTTCTTGCCACAAAAGCTTTTGTTGAGCGATGCTCCATATttctttgattatttaattttacagaTCTTATTTCTCTCATCAACGCACCGCCGACCTTCCGATTCCctgtcgccgccgccgccgccgctcctTCAGCTAGGTTCGTACTGCGCCTTTTCTAATAAttctgttttaatttcatgaatGCGATGAGTTTTTCTTTCTCGTCAAGATATGTCTATTGATCTCTTTGTTCTTCTTTG
This window contains:
- the LOC125208308 gene encoding uncharacterized protein LOC125208308 — protein: MAMVLMGLSVQFVLDFVVAGISLMIGMGLFAFIASILCSAAFFQNAKEIN
- the LOC125206425 gene encoding protein SOB FIVE-LIKE 1; this encodes MNPSKFPQGSSSNESGWTAYIGSPHHDDDDDREEHKEKDAESDDSMASDASSAPSDQFGQYNKHLGYGYGKSSSERKDGGKKEQKQGDMKQHAEKIKATKGKADCATRSRKK